AACGCAGCAATAATTCCATTAGGTGCCGAACCCGAAGGCAACTGAGTATTGATCGGGTTACCCGCTTTTTCGTCAAAGGAGAGCAAACCATTGGCGCTAATGTAGACTTCCTTCTTCATGATTCCATAGATAGGAAACTCGAAAGGCAGCTCTATTCGATGCATTCCATCGTCTGCCAATGTCAGCGATTCTCCCGCCGTGGATATATCGTTCCATATATAGGACGGACCTTCCTCTTCCTCACTGTCAACGAAAATATAACCATAACTATCCTCTCCAATACCGTCGAGAGCTGGCCCACCGATTCGGTTATCAGTTTCCAACTTTGATGGAACTTGTTCATTATCCATTCGAACCACCGGAGCGATAGGTTCAGACAATCCTTGCAAATGGAATGCACTGAATTCGAAATCCAAATCTGCCTCACTATCATTATGCAACATAAAAATCCCATTGGTTTCCCCTTGATATGCTACCTCTACATCAACTAATTCTGGGGTAATCCTTATAATTCCAGGCGACTTAATTTCTGCTCTTAAAACTACCTCGATGGCTTCCTGCTCATCTGTAAGATTATGAATGAGGACTTTCTCGTGCAGCTCTCCAACTTCCTTTACCATCAGACTTAACTGATGGAGCCTGGTACTGTTACTTCCTATCAAAAGGGTGTCATACAAGCCATCCATAATCACACCTAGCGTATCTCCAGTGATGACATATTGGGCAGAACCATTCCCTTGATTTAAAAGGTTAAACGATTTGGCCAGCTCACTTCCTACAGTGATCTCGCCAAAATCCAATGTATCTGCTGCTATCAAATCCGATGTAGCATCTACAAAAATTTCTAAGAATGTATCGGGAAAAGCTTGTCTACTGTCTCCACCAAAAGCTGTAATACGGGCCGTCTGCCAGCCTTCTTCCTCCAGGACGGTAGAATAATCGACCGTTATGGTATGAGGACTGCCTGGTTCCAATAAATCACTTTCATATGATGATAAAGTAACCCAGTCGACTTCAGTCCCTTTGAGCCCCCCCGCCACATAGTTCAGCGCATTGCTGATAATGTTCATACCATCCGTACTGCTGTCCCACAAGCCCCACGAATAATCACTTGAAACTGGGTTGAAACCTAACTGGACCAATTTAAAATTATCAGTTTCCTTCACCATAATTAAAGGAGAACCATCAGACCAGGATGCCACCAATTCTACTCCTTCCTGAAGATCATCGGCAGTAGCATCTGTTCTGTACGAGTAATAACCTCCACTAAAAGTGTTGACTCCATTCATGAGTGGGTGAGCAGGTAAATGCACTTCTCCGAGCCCTATTTCATCATATGGCATAATCATATTGATATCCGAATTGTTAAATACGGAATACATAGGATCGCTAACCCATCGTCCTTACAAACCATTTTCTAAAGGCTCCTCTAAGGCCATGACCACACCGCCACCTGCATCAGCATAATCTGCCAATAAATCTCCATACTCCTCAGGAAGCCCGTGACTTCTATCCCAACTAAAGAACAGAATCGCATCAAAATACTTGAGACCATTTAAGTCCATATCTATGGTATATCTGGTATCAACGTAGACGATGTAATTAAACTGTTCAGTATCCTCTAAATCCTCGGCAACCTCTAGCAGGACATTAGAATTGTATCCAGTACCTAACACCAAGACATTTTTACCGCCTACAGATTGGATACCACCTGCGACTTCTTCTGGCTGTAAAATATGAGAAGCTAAAGTTTTGCCTGATGGCAAGGTCACTTGCTCCACTAATATTTCCTTATCGTAAACACCACTCATTGTTCGCTGTCTTTCGATCAACGAATCAATTGCACCATAGGTAACGGCTTCTTCTACCACCAAGCGATAAGAGGTAGGTTCTGTTCCCTTATTTACTATTTCAAAATCTAATGAACCAGATTCTCCCAAAGCCAAAGTATCATACATTTGGTAAGGGTTATAGCTGATAATAGCTGAAGGTAGCCCAGCTCCTGAAACAGGAATTTCTTTTTCCGGGTGTAGCTTATCATTGGAAGACATCAAGATTGTTTCCTTAAAATCTCCTACAGCATCAGGTCTAAATGTGATCGGAATATATCCATAAGCACCAGGAGCAATCGTATCAGGAAAATTGTATACCTGAAACAATTCGGGATTGGAGCTGGTATGTGAGAACACGATCAGTGTATCGCTACCTTCATTTCTATATTCTAGAGTTTTAAATCTTTCTGTCCCTACCATATGGTCTCCAAACTTCAACGTATCAACAAAAGTCCTTAATACCGGAGACGGCAACACCTCCAATTCAGTAGGAATGGCAATGGAGGGGTTTTCTGGATCATTACTGACAATCTCCACATCGTAATTATAGAAACCTGTATCCAATTGATTTCCATCAAAATAAATCTGGACTTCCATTGTTTCGTTGGCTGGCACTTCCAATGACTCTATTTCTGCCACATCCAAAAACGCCTGCATAATATCCAACATTTGAGCATTATCAATGTACGCTCCAGATTGCCCTGCAAAGAGCAAGTAGTAAAGTTGGTCTATTTCCTCAAGGTTATTTACCTCATGATAATCACTGTTGGTATCAGCATAAAATGAATGATTGACCTGACCATTGTTTTTAACAATAATCAAATGGTTAACCGACGGATCACCTGCATTGTAGACACGTTTGACAAACCCAAGATATTCATCACCTCCGATTCGAATAGACAACTCGGTTCCATCCACAGAGCCGGATCCATCAGCCCCCAGTCCTCCTGTAATGTAAAAACTGGAAACTTGAGAAACATCTGCAGCCATCACGAACAGGCCTGGGTATTTCGCAGTAAAATATTCAGCATCTCTTAAATAATAAGAAGTAGATAAGCTACCTCCTGTATAATTGATAGAACCTCCAAGATCTGTGTTCAATCGGTTACCACTATCATACATATCGTTTCCTCCATCAGAGATACGGTAACCTGTTTCTCCATCATAAAAATCATAGCGATTGGGAATTAGGGAATTGATTGATGAATAGTTAATGTTCAGGTTTTCCAGAAGTTCGCTTAAAACAGGTAGTTCCGTATTCTCGATAGATAATTCTGATTCATAGGCTTCAGATTGGTAAATTAACTCTCCAGTCATATGTAGATCAACTGTATCCGACTTATCTACCCTGGGAAACAAGTTTGTAAAGACTTTTGACTGCCCAAGCACATGTGTGTCTGGGTTAGGGTCATTCAAAATATCATAATACAACGGCCCTAAGCCTGAATTTGTAATTGTGACATCCACTGAATCCAATTCATGTTCATAGATACTCATGCTAATAGATTCTGTATCAATAGAAATAGAAGGTGGATACTGAACTTTTACGGATGCAACCACTTCTATTAATGGAATCGGCTCATATGAGGTAATGGAAAAAGTAGCCTGGAACTCAGCTGGTTCTGACAACTCCATAGAATAAGGCACTTTCAACTCTGAAAAAGACTCAACTATCTGAGCATGTTCACCAATGACTATTCGAGCATCATCAACAGTTACAGGGTTTGCTAATGCGGCTGCAGTAAAGCTATTGTTGTAAATAACCAAGGTGTCTAAATATTGATAACCGGTAGAAGTATTGATACTAGAATTGAACTGGGTAACCGACAAATCAATCTCGTCCTGCACATGTGCATTAACCGTAATGAGCCTTTCTGGCTCATCAATATCATTGCTTACAATATTCCATTGGTCTTGATAGGTAAGCCCTCTATCATGATCATACAGATCATACCAAAATGTCAATTCAACTGACTCACCACCCATGAGTGTTCTTTGATAGGTATCGGTAGTGGTAAAATCTCGATAAATATCAAAATAAACCAGTTTACCAGCCTCCTCATGATATGACCATCCTCCTGAACCATCAAAAGCCAATCCCATGAATTGATCCACATCAAATCCTGCCAGGTAGGAATATCTATCAAGATAACCATATGAACTATTTCTAACAGAGACTAAATAAGATGAAGTAAGACACACAATCCTACCGGCAACTGCTATGAGACTTCTAGAATTTCTTGCATAGGAACTATAGCTTCTTGATAGTTCCTCTCCACTCTCCTTGTCTATTAAAATGATATCACCATAAGATGTCCCCCATATTCCTCTATGATCAACGGCAATACCGTCACCCATAAAAGCTGTCAAATTCTCGAAAACTGTGATACTGGTATCACTGAGACTATACTTGAAAATTTGATTATTGGAGTTATCGTGTTCGTATATATACTCACCGTCACTCGTTATAGAGCGAGGACTAGTAGCTTCGGATATCAAAGTATCTAAAACTAATTCATTTTCCAGATCAAACTGAAATATGAATCCTGATTCATCCTGGAGCATCCAGAGGTAATTTCCATCCCATGCCAGATCTAAAATATTGTCTACAGGTAGATCCAAGCTTTTCCTATACCTTCCCAGATAATCAACTTCCCCGTCTTGTTGACTGTCAGGATTGTAAAATTCGTTAGGGTATCTCTCCAAAGAATAAATGAGGTCGTCCTCTCCTTCATTGGTTAAAGTAACATTAATGACACCACTTCCTAGGTTGTCCAAACCTAAATTCACTGTATCTTGACTTAATACCAATGAAGGTGGAGTTGTAGATTTACTAAACCCAGTTAAAACCACAGTATGCCCAGCCAAATCACCTTCCTGATCTGTCTGGAAAACCAAAGAATCTATTTTCTGACCACTTGTTTCTGGAATAAATGAAACGGGCATTGCCACTTGTGACTCAGGTGCTATTGTTATGGGTTCAAAATCAATTCCAAAATATGAATTGGTTATTGATACTGACTCTAAGGTGATGTAGTCAGTACCAGAATTAGAGATGGTGACATCCTGAAAAACCACTTGACCGGGGTATACATCGGGAAACTGCAGGGTATCAGTACTGACTAATTCAGGTTCACCTAGAGTGTATACAAAAACAGGCAAACGGTTCGTTACAAGCCCCGAAATCGATGGATGAGTAAATCTAATCTCAGTCTGATGAGCGCCCATCTCCGTATCTGCCAAAATTTTAATAGGCAATTTGGCAGTACTACCCGAGGAAATGGTTAGAGCCCCAGACTCAATCTGAATCCACTCCACTTCAGGTTCAAGGATATTAAGCGTAACTTCAAATTCAGAAGTATTCGTAATTGTTATGGTTTCGGATCTAAGCTCACCCGCTTGAATTTCCATTTCAAATGCCATAGGTTCAAACAATATATCGCCACTAGATCCAGCACCAGCCCCTACCATTTCGAGTGCAGCAGCAGCATTAACCCTACCACTTCCCATTTGTCCCGCATATGCAGGATTCAATTCATCTATTGGATCTGTAGAACTGATTAGAGCTTCGCTCAATTGTTGCCTGGTCAAGCCTGTACCGTAGGCCTTAGATACTATTAAACCAGCCACCCCAGTTACATGCGGACATGCCATCGATGTACCCTGAAAAAAACCATAACTATTGCCCGGTAAAGTACTCAAGACTCCTTGTCCATAATAATTAGTCTCTCCACCCGGTGCACTAATATCGACCCATTGGCCATAATTGGAGTACCAGGCCAGTTGATCCACATGATTAGTGGCTGACACCATAATAACCCCATCTATATCGGAGCGATAATCAGGATAAGAACTCGATGAATTACCTGAAGACATAACAACCAGCCCTCCATTCAATGCAGGGCTTTTGGCTTCTGCTACAAAATATTGAATGGCATCATAGATGGACTGATTGAAACTACCACCACCCCAACTATTGGAAGAAATAACAGCTCCCATATCTGCTGCATAAACGAAGGACGGGGCTGGATTATAGATGGAATTAGAACCATAGTCATCTCCCAACCTCATCATCATGATTCTCACGCCATCATTTGAGCCTGTACCGCCCGCGACACCAGATACGCCGACTCCATTATTGTTCTGAGCAGCAATCGTACCTGAAGTATGTGTGCCATGACCATGATAGTCATAGACACTAGAAGGATCTCCTCCTACCACCTCAGCTGCAAAATTGTAACCGTAATAATCATCGACGAATCCATTGTTATCGTTATCGAGGTTATCGTTAGGGATTTCACCTTCATTGGTCCACAGCATATTGGCTAGATCAGGATGATAGATATCAATACCTGAATCGTGAACAGAAACTACAACTCTATTGTCGCCTGTTTCTACTTGCCATGCCTCTGACAAAGAAATATCTGCTCCGCTAAGACCTCCCGTTTGCCCAGTATTTTCATAGTGCCATTGTTCAACAAATCTAGGGTCATTGACCGTTTGCATTTCCCCATCTGCACCACTATTGTATACAGTGACAGGCTCAGCCATAGAAACAACATCTAACTGACCGTAAGCCTTCAATAGATTTTCAACACTTATGTTTTCTCCAACCGTGATATCATACCAAAGATGCAAACCATATTTACGATGCTTATCTTCAAACTTGCCTGCATATGGAAATACACGTCGAATCTGTTGTGCAGAATAGCGATTGTTGATTCGATCCAGTTGTGAGTTACCCAACGAAAGTGAAGCCTGACTGGTGGTAAGGTTCTGATTTGAAGCTAAATTCAAACCATGGTTTTCTAAGAATTTGACTCGAACGGTTCTCTCTACAAATTCTACGGATTGGTTTTGGGCATGCGCAGCTATACCCATGGTCATTAGGATGACCACAATAAAATTTCTCATTAGTTGATTGTCAAAAGATTACTACTCTTTTATCCTTTTCTCGAATTGCTGCATGCGAAATTGTCAAAATACGACCAATTTTTGATATTAATTGAGACAAAGCTTTTATAGAGCAGAGCCACCCACCCATTTCAGCAGACAAACTCTACACCTAAACCACTCATAAACAACTGATTAAAACACGGATTATGACATGTCAAAAAATACAGATGATAAAATCCAAATTTCACAATTTTGCACTTTATTAATTTGTGATAGTACAATCCCGACCCCTTGTTCCGATTCTTCAAATTGTAGCTTTGATTCCAACTTCCAACCCATGAACTGCTATCTGATAGAACCCCACAAGGTATCAAAGGTATATTTGAACCAACCTACCATTTCTATGTACCTACATGGCGCAATTAAACAGCTTTATCAAACACTATTTATACTCTTCACTTCACCGAAAAAAAATTTAAGCTCACCGATTTTCACTTTAAATCTGTCCTACCCTGCTCTTAGTTTGCATCGTAATCAAATTCAAAAAAGATAAAATTACACATCATGAAAACGACACTAAAAACAATCGCTTTATCTCTACTAGTTGCCATCTCTACTTCTGCTTTCGCTGCGGACAACGCTGAAAAAGTAGTTAGCTCAGAACTAAACGTACAGATCAGACAAGCAGCAGAATCTAAAGTAGTCGTGAGGTTCTCTAAACTAGAAGGAGAAGCTGTTAAAGTAAAAATTTATGATGCTTACGGTACTTTGATCTACTCTGACAAAGACGTAGCTAATACTGAATATGCTAAAGCTTTCGATCTTTCTGCTTACCCAGCAGGTAAATACGCTTATGTAGTTTCTAACGAAGTTTACAGCGTGAAGAAAATCGTCGAATTGAAATAAGAATTTAAGAGAAAACTACTAAAGAGCCTGATTCGAATGAATCAGGCTTTTTTTTACAACATGGGTAGCATCTAATCCTCCTTTAGATACCCTGACTC
This is a stretch of genomic DNA from Reichenbachiella ulvae. It encodes these proteins:
- a CDS encoding T9SS type A sorting domain-containing protein, giving the protein MKTTLKTIALSLLVAISTSAFAADNAEKVVSSELNVQIRQAAESKVVVRFSKLEGEAVKVKIYDAYGTLIYSDKDVANTEYAKAFDLSAYPAGKYAYVVSNEVYSVKKIVELK
- a CDS encoding S8 family serine peptidase translates to MRNFIVVILMTMGIAAHAQNQSVEFVERTVRVKFLENHGLNLASNQNLTTSQASLSLGNSQLDRINNRYSAQQIRRVFPYAGKFEDKHRKYGLHLWYDITVGENISVENLLKAYGQLDVVSMAEPVTVYNSGADGEMQTVNDPRFVEQWHYENTGQTGGLSGADISLSEAWQVETGDNRVVVSVHDSGIDIYHPDLANMLWTNEGEIPNDNLDNDNNGFVDDYYGYNFAAEVVGGDPSSVYDYHGHGTHTSGTIAAQNNNGVGVSGVAGGTGSNDGVRIMMMRLGDDYGSNSIYNPAPSFVYAADMGAVISSNSWGGGSFNQSIYDAIQYFVAEAKSPALNGGLVVMSSGNSSSSYPDYRSDIDGVIMVSATNHVDQLAWYSNYGQWVDISAPGGETNYYGQGVLSTLPGNSYGFFQGTSMACPHVTGVAGLIVSKAYGTGLTRQQLSEALISSTDPIDELNPAYAGQMGSGRVNAAAALEMVGAGAGSSGDILFEPMAFEMEIQAGELRSETITITNTSEFEVTLNILEPEVEWIQIESGALTISSGSTAKLPIKILADTEMGAHQTEIRFTHPSISGLVTNRLPVFVYTLGEPELVSTDTLQFPDVYPGQVVFQDVTISNSGTDYITLESVSITNSYFGIDFEPITIAPESQVAMPVSFIPETSGQKIDSLVFQTDQEGDLAGHTVVLTGFSKSTTPPSLVLSQDTVNLGLDNLGSGVINVTLTNEGEDDLIYSLERYPNEFYNPDSQQDGEVDYLGRYRKSLDLPVDNILDLAWDGNYLWMLQDESGFIFQFDLENELVLDTLISEATSPRSITSDGEYIYEHDNSNNQIFKYSLSDTSITVFENLTAFMGDGIAVDHRGIWGTSYGDIILIDKESGEELSRSYSSYARNSRSLIAVAGRIVCLTSSYLVSVRNSSYGYLDRYSYLAGFDVDQFMGLAFDGSGGWSYHEEAGKLVYFDIYRDFTTTDTYQRTLMGGESVELTFWYDLYDHDRGLTYQDQWNIVSNDIDEPERLITVNAHVQDEIDLSVTQFNSSINTSTGYQYLDTLVIYNNSFTAAALANPVTVDDARIVIGEHAQIVESFSELKVPYSMELSEPAEFQATFSITSYEPIPLIEVVASVKVQYPPSISIDTESISMSIYEHELDSVDVTITNSGLGPLYYDILNDPNPDTHVLGQSKVFTNLFPRVDKSDTVDLHMTGELIYQSEAYESELSIENTELPVLSELLENLNINYSSINSLIPNRYDFYDGETGYRISDGGNDMYDSGNRLNTDLGGSINYTGGSLSTSYYLRDAEYFTAKYPGLFVMAADVSQVSSFYITGGLGADGSGSVDGTELSIRIGGDEYLGFVKRVYNAGDPSVNHLIIVKNNGQVNHSFYADTNSDYHEVNNLEEIDQLYYLLFAGQSGAYIDNAQMLDIMQAFLDVAEIESLEVPANETMEVQIYFDGNQLDTGFYNYDVEIVSNDPENPSIAIPTELEVLPSPVLRTFVDTLKFGDHMVGTERFKTLEYRNEGSDTLIVFSHTSSNPELFQVYNFPDTIAPGAYGYIPITFRPDAVGDFKETILMSSNDKLHPEKEIPVSGAGLPSAIISYNPYQMYDTLALGESGSLDFEIVNKGTEPTSYRLVVEEAVTYGAIDSLIERQRTMSGVYDKEILVEQVTLPSGKTLASHILQPEEVAGGIQSVGGKNVLVLGTGYNSNVLLEVAEDLEDTEQFNYIVYVDTRYTIDMDLNGLKYFDAILFFSWDRSHGLPEEYGDLLADYADAGGGVVMALEEPLENGL